In a genomic window of Oncorhynchus masou masou isolate Uvic2021 chromosome 4, UVic_Omas_1.1, whole genome shotgun sequence:
- the LOC135521297 gene encoding glutamic acid-rich protein-like isoform X2, whose amino-acid sequence MSSINYSPPVKEEEVCWTEKEALVKEEEEEEDVTVKKEGEAVTVKEEEKDVSMKEEEDAFRVKDEDVTVKEEEAEKEDTVFEVKEEKERILTEESGDLITTRERPDSHSDSRKSPSEEPDTEMPKPAR is encoded by the exons atgagcTCCATTAACTACTCCCCTCCTGTTAAAGAagaggaggtctgctggacggagaaagaagctcttgtgaaagaggaggaggaagaagaggatgtcacagtaaaaaaagagggtgaggctgttacagtgaaagaagaagagaaagatgtTTCaatgaaagaagaggaagacgcgttcagagtgaaagatgaggatgttacagtaaaagaagaggaggcagagaaagaggataCAGTTTTTGAagtgaaggaggagaaagagagaatattgACAGAGGAGTCAGGAGATCTGATTACCACCC gagagagaccagactctcaCTCTGACAGCAGAAAGAGTCCTTCAGAGGAACCAGACACAGAAATGCCCAAACCAGCGAGATGA
- the LOC135521297 gene encoding zinc finger protein 239-like isoform X1, with product MSSINYSPPVKEEEVCWTEKEALVKEEEEEEDVTVKKEGEAVTVKEEEKDVSMKEEEDAFRVKDEDVTVKEEEAEKEDTVFEVKEEKERILTEESGDLITTRERCDHRGSSGESQQHHDADEAEKSLSRSEHLKKHQQRHTGKKPHCCSDCGKRFKSSSELKNHQRVHTGEKPYSCNQCGKSFTHSSNLKTHQRTHTRDKPYSCEQCGKSFTQASNLVSHQRTHTGEQPYSCDQCGKSFTQSSNLVSHQRIHTGEQPYSCEQCGKNFSRGERLKEHQRTHTGEKPYICDQCGKSFTQSRNLLSHQRTHTGEQPYSCEQCGKSFTQSSNLVSHQRTHTGEQPYSCEQCGKSFSRIEHLKGHQRTHTGEKPYSCNQCGKSFTQSNSLNRHQRTHT from the exons atgagcTCCATTAACTACTCCCCTCCTGTTAAAGAagaggaggtctgctggacggagaaagaagctcttgtgaaagaggaggaggaagaagaggatgtcacagtaaaaaaagagggtgaggctgttacagtgaaagaagaagagaaagatgtTTCaatgaaagaagaggaagacgcgttcagagtgaaagatgaggatgttacagtaaaagaagaggaggcagagaaagaggataCAGTTTTTGAagtgaaggaggagaaagagagaatattgACAGAGGAGTCAGGAGATCTGATTACCACCC gagagagatgtgaccatcgtggatcctctggggagtcTCAACAGCATCAtgatgctgacgaggcagagaagagtctctccagatcagaacacctcaagaaacaccagcagagacacacaggaaagAAACcacactgctgctctgactgtgggaaacgTTTCAAATCTTCATCAGAACTTAAAAATCACCAGCgagtacacacaggagagaagccttatagctgtaatcaatgtgggaagagttttactcattCAAGTAATCTGAaaacacaccagagaacacacacaagaGATAAGCCTTACAGCTGTGAACAGTGTGGCAAGAGTTTTACTCAGGCAAGCAACCtggtatcacaccagagaacacacacaggagagcagccatacagctgtgatcagtgtggcaagagttttactcagtcaagCAACCtggtatcacaccagagaatacacacaggagagcagCCATATAGCTGTGAGCAATGTGGGAAAAACTTTTCTCGGGGAGAACGCCTTAAAGagcaccagagaacacacacaggagagaagccttatatcTGTGACCAGTGTGGcaagagttttactcagtcacGCAACCTgctatcacaccagagaacacacacaggagagcagCCATATAGCTGTGAGCAATGTGGcaagagttttactcagtcaagCAACCtggtatcacaccagagaacacacacaggagagcagCCATATAGCTGTGAGCAATGTGGGAAAAGCTTTTCTCGGATAGAACATCTTAAAggacaccagagaacacacacaggagagaagccttatagctgtaatcagtgtgggaagagttttactcagtcaaacagcctgaatagacaccagagaacacacacatga